A window of Ictidomys tridecemlineatus isolate mIctTri1 chromosome 15, mIctTri1.hap1, whole genome shotgun sequence contains these coding sequences:
- the Igfl1 gene encoding insulin growth factor-like family member 1 encodes MTPRGCFPAALAACLLVLLCSLGASGASLMLCRPLTRCRDQFYDPLRHCCLGDALVPLGETRQCGTCSYRVCFEQCCPRWPLGLQEPLMVKLRVDSCSSPLVPGDKLCRSVISGSPGTR; translated from the exons ATGACTCCCCGAGGCTGCTTCCCAG CTGCCCTGGCCGCCTGCCTCCTGGTGCTCCTCTGCTCACTCGGAGCCTCAG GAGCCAGCCTGATGCTGTGCCGACCACTCACCAGATGCAGGGACCAGTTCTATGACCCCCTGCGGCACTGCTGCCTGGGGGATGCCCTGGTGCCCCTGGGCGAGACCCGACAGTGCGGCACCTGCAGCTACAGGGTCTGTTTTGAGCAGTGCTGTCCCCGGTGGCCGCTCGGCCTGCAGGAGCCCCTCATGGTGAAGCTGAGGGTTGACAGTTGCTCCTCGCCCCTGGTCCCAGGAGACAAGCTTTGTCGAAG TGTCATCAGTGGATCACCAGGCACAAGATGA